DNA sequence from the Parambassis ranga chromosome 1, fParRan2.1, whole genome shotgun sequence genome:
gttttaaatgttctttttgttttaatgcactTTGTAATGCACCTTGTGATTTTATCTGTGAAAGGTGCTACATAAATAaagtttacttacttactaaacTCTTCTAGTGATCCTGCTctacaataatatatataatgtctGCCAGTCAACTGCTGTCTGCCAGTCTGTCAAATGAATGACAAGAAGGAATGGGAGTGATAAACATCTATGAGCAGCCCCACTTCTCCCTCTTACATTGGACTAAGGACAGATTAGACATTACACTTTCTCTCACCCCATAAATCTCTCCTTTTTTGTACATTGTTACACAGTGGCACTGGCTAGAATTAGCTGGCAAGCATTTTAAATTTAGCTGTATCTACTATACAGGGAAGGGCATTTTTGGGCAGGTTGTTATCTCTTTACATTCTGTTTATCTTTACCTCAAGTTATTTTTTTGAAtaatatactttattaaaacTTCAACTTCATCTCAGTGATATCGCACATATAACACACCTACTATACATTACTGCTGAAAAGTGAGTGCCTATAACtcatcacacaatttattttaaatcacatGACTACACCTGCATTAATTACACAATTAATATTACTCTAAAATAAGCAACATGTCTGCTGGAACTACTGCACTATCCAGCCAGCATGAACCcctgtgtacatttaacaacatgaacacatgaacatgCTGAAAGAATTGAGTTTGCCCTtactcaaaatgaaagacaTACCTGGAAAGTACCTCAGACCACAGCACCAACACATTAAGTAAAGCTTTTTTTGAAGGTCTGAGAGAAGAAAAGCCTGATAACAGTGCTCGCCTCTAAGTGAAGCAGTGCTGCAGGGGCATGCCTGGAGCATACAGTACTCAAATCTACAGCATTGCACACAACTGAGTCATCGCACTTTTCACTTAAAGCAATTCTAAGCTTATGCAAACAGACATGTTTTGTTGcatctggctttttttttttttttaagaaatacaCTTTTTACTAAGAGATTTCATTTTTTAAGAAATACACTTTTTACTAAGAGAGTCCATTTTAGATGACTGTGTGAAACATTCCTGACTGGAAGGACACCTTACAACAAGCCCAGCCCACAAGATTAGAGATCAAACAGATAACAATCTAATCATTTTGACCCAGTTCAGGTGTGTGGCTGTGAGCAAACAGTGTAAAGGCTAATATTAAATAATCTGAAAACTGCCCTCATGTAATATATGACAGCAGCTTAATCTGGTTGTCAAGACATTCCCTCCTGTTATCTCCAAATCTGTTCTCCTACTGTTAAGCACCCAAACATGACATCACCGGTGAGGCAAGTGCATAGCTTTTGTGACATTTCTTACACTACAGAGTGAATTTGAAGGACTTACGCTTAGTTGCATTGATGAGGTTCTTCCCATCTTTGTACAGCTCTTTGATAAACCTGTTGGTTTTGTCCAGCTCTGCTTCATGTATCTTGATTTTCTCCCTGAAGCTTGGGCTGTCCAGATAGCATTCGCTGAATTCCAGCGGGTGTAGTCCCATTTCTCTGACAGATTGATAGCTTCGTTTTCAACAACGAAAATAGTCGCCGAAAGCGCCACTTACTTTCAAGCTTCAAAGAATAAACTGTCCTTATTGTCAAACTGTCGCTTTTTTCACGGGAAGTTTTAAAACAGGCTGAGAAAACATAGCTACTTAAAGTAGCGGCAGCTAACAGGGGTTAGCATTGCAACTTCTTAAACAGGCGCATGGGTGTTGTTCAGCGGCTGTCAAAGCGAGGATTGGCTAACAGGTATAACGGGGAAAAGGTGACAACAATACACTATCGGTGAGTGAAGTACTCATCAGAAGTCGGGTCGCAAGcgttgtcaaaaaaaaaagtcccggCTCCACTGTCCAGTTTTTCCTTCCTCCATCCAAAGCTCTCCACCACCAGGCAAAGTGACAGATTGGGAAACTCTGCTGACATCTGTGTGCGTGTAGCAAAACTTCGACCGAAGGGTGGTCACTGCAAGATGGTTCAATCCAGGCGACTTCCGGAGAGGGCCGATAAACGTCAAAAGATATATCAGCggatgttttatttatctgaAAACAACAGTAACACTCAAAAATATGTTCTATTACGAGAAGGTGCACTCAAAATAttactatgttttttttttgtaaaaaaataactaGACTACTGTTAGAAAaaagaatcaaaacaaaaatgtgtggTTTATTGTTACATTGTGTATCTATTAATGTCCTTGTGCTACATCACTGAAGTGTTTGATGGAAGAGATGACAATTCGATTTTATTGACGAGTGATCTGTACTGAATTTATCATATACAATACATGTGTGCAGATGATTGTAAAGACTTCTTCCAGAAGAGGTACTGGAATCGGAAATGgaaatgcaataaataaataaataaccacaGAAAACACCAGTGTGTAGCACATTCTGAGCACACTTTAGAGAGACTGAGATGCTTGAAAGGGTATTTGGGTGGTTATTTGGGAAGGGGTAGGACAGTTCGGGGTTTTCCTGGGCGGGAACTATCTTGTTGTTTCCAACTCTTTGATTGTGACTCAAGATTCGCCTGTAATTGTTTCCCCGCAGACGTAAATCGGAGGCAGAGATACATACTGTTGCATAATTAGTAAATGAATACGATGTTTACTATTCACCATCTCTGCTGTAGTGAAATTTGTCCCACTTGTAATTTAAAATCAATTGAAATCTCTCTGTAACCTTGTCCTCGGAACCATGTACTGTTAGCTATATGTTTCGTTCCGAGCTGTTTAGTGCACGGACATGTTTCTTGCTGTCTAGTAGACGTTAGATTCGTGGCGAAATAAATGCGATATGCCGTTTAAATAGCTAGATGCGTGAATATAAACAGACTGTGAAATTTATCCATATCGTAGCGACTGGCAGAGGAGCTTTTATTACGTGAGCTGATCTTAGGTTGCTGCTAACGTTGCTGATGTTCACCACTATGCTAACGAGTGTCCTAACGCAATGTTAGCATTTCCAAAATTATTAACGACATTTAATTGAGCTACATAGTTGTCATCGTGTATCACCATCCCATACTGCAGCCTGTGATCTGAAACAGTAAGTTTAAATAAAACCTTAATGCATATTGAGAAGCATTTATTTGGAAGTATTCTTTTCAGCTAACTCGTGTAGTAAAATATCCCTCAGACGTTAATGATACAGTAATAAAGAATAGTATAATGAAATGGATAAAGCATGCTCACATTCAGAGAAGCAAACGTATCAGGAATGAAAATAATCGTGTCAGCCATGACTTAGTTGGACCTCACTTAAGTGGCCTATAGCTGACCATGTTGTATGTTCTATATCTAAAAGACTACTTTTTCTCCAAGGGATGCCCAATGCAAGTGCCAGGCCACGAAACAGTAGGAGGCCCCGAAGGCGACGCAGAGTGGACCCTGCAAGGAATGAGCTGGTCTCCAGTTCATTGGAAAGTGCCCAGCAGTGCCTGTTCAACCAAGATTATGGGACTGCGTTTGTGCACTACCTTCTCGCCCTCAACCTTGCACCTATGTTTAAAGACTTTGCAAGGGTAATAACTGTTTACAATATATGTGTACTACATATTGTGTGCATGTAATCAGCCACAGTTGTGCTACCATCTGCTGTTCAATGATTCCTCTCTGTTTCAGGAGTCATTCAGGTTTACTCTCTTCAAATGGTCAGAAGAGCTGGACTCTGTGGGCCGCATTCAGGACCTCTTCGATTGTTACGAACAAGCGCTGGAACTTTTTCCTACTGATGAGGTCATCCTGAACAGCATGGGTGAACACTTGTTCAGGTGCTCTCCTCTGAATAATGACTAAATGATTGTGGATTTTTTAAGGTATTCTGCAATAGGCGTTGACAGCATCTCTCTTTCTATTATCCAGAATGGGATTCAGAGATGAAGCTGCAGGTCATTTTCACAAAGCATTGAAGCTGAGACCAGACTACCCAGAAGCAAGAGAGAACTTCTACCGTGTGGCCAACTGGCTGGTGGAGCGCTGGCATTTCCTTATGCTCAATGACCACGGGAGGAATCAGAAGTACCAGCAAGCCATTCAAAAGGCTGTGCGAAACGGCTGTAACACTGTACTTGACATAGGTACTGGTACTGGAATCCTTGGGTGAGATATTTTCCATCAGAATCTGGTTTGGTTCTGCTGGCACAACACCACAGTTAGTACTGCCTGTTGTTCTTATTTTCGGTTTCTCTCTGTTAAGTATGTGTGCTAAGAAGGCAGGGGCTACTGAGGTGTACGCCTGTGAACTGTCCAAGACGATGTATGAGCTGGCCTGTGAGGTAGTGGCTGCTAATGGGATGGATGGCAGCATCAAGATCCTGCATATGAAATCTCTGGAGATGGAAGTGCCCAAAGACATCCCACACAGGTACAGATATCTAAAATAACTGGGATTGACCATATGGGTGTTGTTCTCTACTCTACTGTCAGTGTTACTGTTCCTCATGtcatgtttattgtttttagttttaagCATTGATGTATATACCGTAATCTTTCAAAAAATATTTACTCACTGTTTAGGGTATCATTGGTGGTGACAGAGACAGTGGATGCAGGGCTGTTTGGAGAAGGCATCATAGAGAGTCTCATACATGCTTGGCATCAcctcctgctgcctccacaGGTAACTCAATTCAGaaaactcattttaaatgtaattttatttaataataaagaaTAGAATAATCAGTTAGGATTGAGATCTTAAATCATTCATACTATATATTAACTTACCTTAGTGCAATCTGTCTCTCTGCTACACCTCATTCATTGTGTTAAGTGACAGCTTTGTAGTTGATGAATTGTTGTTTAACAGTCTTATGTTTTGCCTCTTCTGCCTCTGTAACACCTTTTATTGGAAACAGTtcatatacatataaaatacGTAATTACTGTCTATTCAGTCTCTCACTAGGGAGATGCCTATTAATAATAAGCATCTGGCATGTTGTTCATCTGATAAAGTGGTGCTAAGTCCCATGATATCTGACATTCCAGCATTAGTTGTGGCTCAGAATATACAGAAACAATTAATGAAACAAATAATGTAATGTTTCCTAAAATGTTTCTCCCCCATAGAGGGGTGAGAATGAAATTGGAGAACAGTCTGCCACAGGACGGGTCATCCCGGCTGGAGCCACTGTGTTTGGTATGGCTGTTGAGTGTCTTGAGATCCGCAGGCATCACAGGTATACCCCCATTTGTGATTTTCTGGACAGACTTTATGTGACGCATGATTGTGCTGATACAAACAGAAGACCTTTTGTTGTGTCTCGATCTTTTTTTGTGCAGACTTCGTGTGTCAGAAGTGGGTGGATTATCCATGGCTGCGGCTGGGGAGCTCCATAGTCCGgtgagctgcagctctgagccAGATGACTCCATGGAGCCGTACACTACAGAAAGACTCAGCAGACTGCCAGGAGGATATAAACCTCTCACAGAGCCATTCAAAGCCCTCAGCATAGATTTCAACAATGTGCAGGTGAGAGAAAGAGATTTCTAGTATCTGAATACCAGTATCATATTAGTGCTGGTTGACTTTTCATTGTTCTTTGTGTTTAAGCCATAAAGCCATGTGAGAAATCTTaacattcagtgtttttgttgcatTCAGTCAGGCTAAATAATTTAACACGGCATAAATTATCTGGCCATATGGGCCGCCTCAAAGACTTAAATGTTGTACATTACCAACCAGTCATTTAGCAATAGGTCTGCAGGGATTATTCTCTGTTTATCAGCTTTTAGTGCTTACCAGCTTGTATGTACCAGCTACAGTGGGTATAAAATTCAGACCCCTTAAATTTTTCActctgttatattgcagccatttgcaaaaatgtccactaaagttctttttttttcctcactaatgtgcacacagcaccctatattgacagaaaaacacagaattgttgacatttttgcagatttatgaaaaaagaaaaaccaaaaTATTgtatggtcctaagtattcaaaCCCTTTGCTCAGTATTTAGTAGAAGCACCCTTTTGATCTAATATAGCCACGAGTCTTTTGAGGAAAGAtgcaacaagtttttcacaCCTGGATTTGGGGATCCTCTGCCATTAGTCTTTGCAGATTCTCTCCAGTTCTGTCAGGTTGAATGGTAAACAGTCTCTCCAGAGATGCTCAATTGGGTTTAGGTCAGGGCTCTGGCTGTGTCCATTGAAGAACAATCAAGGAGTTGTTGTGAAGCCACATtgtcattgtcttgttggaagGTAAACCTTCAGCCCAGTCTGAGGTCCTGAGCACTCTGGAGAAggttttccttccttccctgTACTTGGCCGCATTCAACTTTCCCCCCATTGCAACCAGTCATCCGtgttcctgcagctgaaaaacatcccaacagcatgatgctgccaccaccatgcttcacggTTGGGACTGTGATGAGCAGATCCTGGTTTTCTCCTCACACGTGCTCTAAGAAAGGTTCTGGTCATCCAAAACATCTTCCATTTAAGGAtgatggaggccactgtgctcctAGGAATCTTAAGTGTAGCAGAATTgttttgtaaccttggccagatctgtgccttgccacagttctgtctctgagctcttcaggcagttcctttgacctcatgatcctcatttgctctaacatgcactgtgagctgtaaggtcttatatagacaggtgtgtgttgcgttcctaatcaagtccaatcagtatcatcaaacacagctggactcaaataaaggtgtagaaccatctgaaggacgatcagaagaaatggacggacctgagttcaatatatgagtgtcagcaaaggctctgatacttaggaccatgtcatatttcacttttttctgcaaaaatgtcaacaattctgtgtttttctgtcaatatcaggtgctgtgtttacattaatgtggaaaaaaattaaatgatgGTAAATGATTTTAGAAAATGGCTGCAGTATAACGAAGAGTGGAAAATtcaagggggtctgaatactttccggtACACTGTACACACATTACCTGTGGGCAGCATTGGGGAGTAGCAGATTACATTACGGCATTATGTAATTAGAATAAAAAATATGAGTAAGTATTCtgttacagtctaaagagatggtaattagAAATATGGGTACATATGTAACCTGTAGGAACTGGAGGGCCTGAGCTGCACTGAGGTTCAGGAGATCCGGCTGCCTGTGATTCAAGAGGGAGAGGTGGATGCTCTGGCAGTCTGGTTCCAGCTCCACTTGGATGAGGAGAGTAGTCTGTCTACTGGACCCCAGGAGGACACCTGCTGGGAACAAGCTATCTATCCTTCTCACAGCACCAGGGGTAAGTAGACCATATTCCTGTATTATACTATAGACTTTTCTATGGTGATCTTTTAGCTGAACAGCAGATAATACAATGTGGGTTTTCTTTAATCATGGGAATTTGTTTTATATTCTCATAAAGAGAGAATAGCCAAATAATACCCATTTATTGCCTGCAGTTCCATGGTACATCAGATGAGGGCAGTGTGTCTATAATGGATTACACATTAACAGTTGTTAAAGTATTTTGTACCCATAGAACTTGAGTAGTTTAAATTATTCCAGGAGTGCTTTAGGATATATTTTTAGCTAATAATTACTGTTTTCTGATAGTTATTCAATGTAATATACAATAACAGAGAAAGCTGCAATTATATAAAACTTTAAAACCTGCTCTGTAAcgacacattaaaaaaatgtattgtccCATTTTAATACAGCACGCAGGCAAGTTTTACTTGGCTTTAACTTAGGTTTGTCAAATGTCCCTAAGGGCGGCACATACGTACTCATTTCTTTGCTATCATCCGAGGCCTTAATAGCCACTGACATCAGATGACATGTTCCAGTTGGCATCGCAGTGCATCATCTTTCAGGCAGGGCTCAACACCATTTCACAGTGCCGCTAATTGGCAAAGGCAGCCTCAAGGGAGCCACCACCTTTTCCCGGTGATCACCAACATCCGTTTCCCGGCCGCTGTGACGTGTGCGCCTTGATCGTCCGTGACACTCTTTAGTGTTCATGAAATTCTTATAGGGAATAAATATGCATTTCTCTGAAATACCTGTGACGAGCCCCGCGTTGACATGAAGACACGAACAGATGTTATTCCTGTAGGAATCCTCACTGCCTGGTCCCCCTGAATCTCATTTCTCAATTGGATGtgctctcccttcctctcctctctgctttatACATTTGCCTTTTCTCTTTGCCTGCATCTAGATGTAAAGTGTTCCTCAGTGGTGCTTCTTCCCTGCTACTTGACAGGACAGAATGAAAAACtatatctgtttttattgttcattCCCCCCCCCCTTATTTTAATCCTCAAACATACATCTATGGTAGAGATCATTGGTAATTCACTATTGTGCATGTGGTGTTATACCAGAGTTCTGTTACTCATACTCAACACAATACCCATATATAACAAGGACATTTTACAATAAGAATGACCTCAAAGAGTCTAAATTGGCTGATATACTGTATACTCTGGCGCAGTATAAGTAAAATATTTGACTTTAGTAATTTCCTGGTCTGAATATGTTAAAAAATCCATTAAATGCATATTCGAAATAGCCAAAATGTAAATCTTTTGCATTTCATTAGTTGTGCAAAAGTTGTGCAGTGATTTGTTAGAAAAAGAACCAACTTTTATttctaacaaaacaaaacaggctgtGTTTAagtattttaatattttcatctaaatgttttttttttagaattttgAATGACCTTTTCAAATTTGAAAAGTCTAGAGTTATGGAAATTTGAAGTAAATTAAAAGTATTGCAgcttatatttatatttgcagTTTATATATTATTCTGTCATGTGTATGTAAGCAGGATTGGAATTTAATAGCAAATATACTGACTTATCTCTCATAACAATTAGTACTTCAGTCAGCCACTGTGAACCCTTTGTTGCAGTGTAATTAGGCCACCTTAACGCTTCCCCTTGTTGTTTGTTCAGGTTTTGTCCTGAAGCCACAAGACGAGCTGATTGTCGAGGTCTCCTGCCGAGATGCCTACCTGAGGCTCTGCAGCGTCGCTGTGCTGAGAGACGGGCAGAAAATCCATCTAGACAAGTGTGTGGATCCTCAGCACCCTGGAAACCCTGTTTCAAACCCAGAGGCAGAACTCTGCAGCAAATTAGCATGTCTTCAGACCGATCAATCTAAAGACCTGTGCATGCTGGAGTGTTCAGAAATAGCACTACTAAACAACCACGACTACCATCAGAGTTTTTGCAGCGCGTTAGGCAAACTCATCTCCCGGCTGAAGTCTTCTCAGTGTGACCCTGCTGTTCCTACACACTGTGCCAGCCCCCTCTATGTGCTGGATGTATCAGAaggtttctctctgctctccctcatcGCTGCCAGCCAAGGTCATGTGAAAGCCTACAGCTCTGTGGAAAAGAGCAAGCAACAGGAAGTGCTGAAGAGGCTGGCCCACTCCAacaatgttccagagcagcaactAGAGTTCTGGCTCAACCATACGGAGGATGAACAGGGGGTGCTGCAGAGGCCATCCAGGGAGAAACTGTGGAGTGGCATCATCCTGGACTGTGTAGAAACATGTGGCCTCATAAGACAGAAGCTGATGGAGAAGGCTTCTCTGGCCAGGTGTGTAGAaagtaattgttttttttaatttatgctCACTTCACTCATGAGATTTTGCACAATATTTTGCTTATTTATATGATGTAGGTGTCTGCTGGAGGAAGGAGGGCACATTTTCCCACAGAGGATTGTGGTGTATGGTATGCTGGTGGAGTCTGATATATTACTACGGGAAAGTGCTGTTCAGGGTCAAGAGCCAACACTTGGATTCAATATCGCTCCTTTCATCAACCAGTTTACTGTAAGTATACCTACAAAACACATGTATCAAAAATTCAACATTGTAGTTTCATTGGTTCATACCTACAGATCGTTGTGTTGTTGTATACCAGTATGTTTGAGCTCTTCGTACCTAGATACtgaggcatatatatatatctcccattatttatttaatcctGCTACAACAAGATATTTACACAGGTAGAAGCTGTACAAAAATGAGTTAAATAAGACATTTATGAACATCTATCCATCTATTTTTTGAACCCgcttgtcctgtacagggtcacaggggggctgaAACCTATTCCAGCTCATTTATGAAAGTAGCCAAATACTCTGAGAGCGTGCCACTCGGGCAAAGAGAAGTCATCAAACAGGGACTCCTGACTTATGGTTATGGTCAGAATGATGAGAAGATGTGTGTCTTGTGACAAATTAATCCAGTATTTACTTACAGAAAATTCTTACACTGGTGTCTGTGGACTCAGAACCCCGCCTGTGAAAAAGCCCATGTGACACTGACATGACTTCTTAGTCTTGTTTCTGAATTGAATGTCAAGTCTTATTTTTTGTCATACTGTTAAAAGTGAGGAAAATTTCTGGTTTCTCACAACAAAGTAGGAATTTTAAAACAAATCTTGACTCTCACTTAAACTGTATTGTCAAGGTGCAACCGCTTAAGTCTTCATAACAAAAGTTGCGAATCCTTCCTTTTGTCCATCTCAGCCTGCTCATATCTTGTATTCTCTTTCATGTTCCTGATGCAACAGTCAATATTGACAGTtttcacatacagtatgttgtgtttttcagcttGCGTCATTCACATTCAAAGTTTGTACATTAGGTGGGAATGTGTTGCCTGGGGTTTTATTAAATGTGACTGACACATGGTGCAATAATGTGAatgcattacaaaaaaaaaaaacccgggtttaatttttttgccaaagaTAATCAAGCTTAGCGTGTgtccagttttgttttgtttaccatGTATGGGGTTTTCTTTTGAGTGTTGGAGTCTTGGAATAGTAAAGTCCAGCACAGTGTTTTCTGTACTCCTCTTTGATATGTGCTTCCCAGCTGTGT
Encoded proteins:
- the prmt9 gene encoding protein arginine N-methyltransferase 9, with protein sequence MPNASARPRNSRRPRRRRRVDPARNELVSSSLESAQQCLFNQDYGTAFVHYLLALNLAPMFKDFARESFRFTLFKWSEELDSVGRIQDLFDCYEQALELFPTDEVILNSMGEHLFRMGFRDEAAGHFHKALKLRPDYPEARENFYRVANWLVERWHFLMLNDHGRNQKYQQAIQKAVRNGCNTVLDIGTGTGILGMCAKKAGATEVYACELSKTMYELACEVVAANGMDGSIKILHMKSLEMEVPKDIPHRVSLVVTETVDAGLFGEGIIESLIHAWHHLLLPPQRGENEIGEQSATGRVIPAGATVFGMAVECLEIRRHHRLRVSEVGGLSMAAAGELHSPVSCSSEPDDSMEPYTTERLSRLPGGYKPLTEPFKALSIDFNNVQELEGLSCTEVQEIRLPVIQEGEVDALAVWFQLHLDEESSLSTGPQEDTCWEQAIYPSHSTRGFVLKPQDELIVEVSCRDAYLRLCSVAVLRDGQKIHLDKCVDPQHPGNPVSNPEAELCSKLACLQTDQSKDLCMLECSEIALLNNHDYHQSFCSALGKLISRLKSSQCDPAVPTHCASPLYVLDVSEGFSLLSLIAASQGHVKAYSSVEKSKQQEVLKRLAHSNNVPEQQLEFWLNHTEDEQGVLQRPSREKLWSGIILDCVETCGLIRQKLMEKASLARCLLEEGGHIFPQRIVVYGMLVESDILLRESAVQGQEPTLGFNIAPFINQFTVPVHVFLDFSTLECRHLSESVELFVLDLMDTNANYITREVKVLATSAGRITAIPFWYQIYLDEEISVSTLSQNSHWKQAAVVLQQPLEVHAGDWVCLSVRLHKSIISILAHIENKPATMD